CTGATCttatttttgtgaaaactAAATCAAATAGTCATATACCTATGTAGCCTAATGGAAATCTGGTGACATTGcactaacattttatttctaaagcATACGGAATCGCATGCCTTAAAATGTGCACAATTCCGTTCTCTGATAAGAGCCTTACCGAATTGTGTTCTACTCTCATAAAATTGGCCTCAGAAAAAAACAAGAATTGGAGAAAAAGGGCTACTGTACCTTAGTACACATTTGTAGAAATGGTAAACTTATACTTTGTACTGTCTACTATTTGATTTGCACTGCAGCACAGACACTTTATAGGATGAAAATAAATGGATAATAATTGACGCGAACGCTTTgttcagtaaaaataaaccagaaaatatatttaacaagttGAGATAAGATtcttgttgaaaaaaaatttcgagCACATATTCATTGGAAGCGTTCAAACGTaacttattttgataaaattacaacGAACCTGtaagttgtaaataataatttttaagttgtaaaatattgtttattatagattaagtagcattttataaaaatattgttatgtttatatcgtagtatgaattatttacaaaatggaCTCATTATAATCACGTTGCAGgaagtaataacaatacattaaaaatgaaaaacgttGCACTAACAAATATGTAATGCTGAGCTTTTAACAGTAGAGAATCAACAAATCAAATTTTCTGActgtaatttatgaaaataatggttagtataatatagtatacaaccATACATGACACAGGTCACAGGGTGTAACAGaaatacataacaaataaaaattaaaataagttaaatgtatgaaaattatatgaattatacttatacatagttTCAGATTTATTCAtgtgtttgtaataattactagataaaaaaaaatgataaaaacagttattttatttatcaaatatttctgttataatctatacattgaatctaaaaatcaaataattattaaataaaaatatttattttaaatcaattgtataatattaaatatattttattatatttattcaaaataaataaaatactaatactgttataattgttcataacaattatctaatataaatattttcgatgTTTTAAAacccataaaataatttttatttaaattacagaaAACGCtggtaatgaaataaaaaattaaatatataatcattaatcaatgtcaattatagaattaatagttataatttataaagtacacgaataagttttaaaatatttaaaaatgtatatttgaatgtatttaacttaaataagtttttaattttgtttgcatTCAAAATTGCTGCACCTGCACTGTGCTATTTCATTTTCTTCCCAAcccaatacttataaatatcaaaattgtattattattcaacatgATCAGCACACAATATCTagtgagaaaaataaaatgaaaaaaaatactatctaacgagataaaaatatttgtcacaaaaaattatcaacttaTTTAGGTATCCTctcataaattaattcttgtattttattatacatttatgttttgtgatttttttaagcataatCAGTACTTAATtatgcattaatttatattcaaattgtatggaacttttaaatgtatactttgtAAAGAGatcattttctttaaatatgcTTTTACGAAATTCGAATATTTAGTAATCAtgcgtttattttataatggttttatttggATTTTACAAACTACAACCCTTTTAAACgctaaattatatgtaactaTAGtccataatatagttatagtatatCGTACCTATACTCTTGCTGTTAAAGATGAGTCATAATACGAAGaacatataaatagtatttaggtGAATGATATGAGTCTAATGTTGTGGTCCAGTGCTACACCCTAAAGCAAATTCTCAGGAAACTGGTAATGTGGTCTAAAAGTGGTGAAGCTCGCAAAAacgatcttttaaatttaaaaaaatgattacagGTCAGAAGAATCCTAAGACTTAGACCATAGAATAGGTTTATTAGGGTACTTAAATTGAACACTACATAGCACAACCATACTAGAATTatgccaaataaaaaaatttaactatttaaaattttgactggaatgtataaaaaaaacaaaacaaaacatatttctggcctatttaataacaaagaaAACTGACGATAATATCGAaacaattttctaaattatcaaaaagttACAAatgattacaattataaagttataaacattattaaaaaagaaaaaaacagaaaataatttttcaaaccttatggaaaaaaaatgcgtagattttgaaacaaaacaaTGCAGtcgcttataatttttacagatTAAGCATTTTTTGGCACTCAGTGTTCTCCTTTTGGCATATTTAAAGTGATACCAAAAGGAATTGTACACCTCAAAAAATCAAAgcttctttttaatatttttattgttttctaatgaatataatataatcaattatttttatattgcatttaGAGCAATAAGCTTATAGGTATCcttagtagtataatattttcttaaataaatacattgatttCAAACTAGTACACTATATAAACcaatttacaaacattaaatataaagagGGAATTGTAAAGAATTGTAAAAGCCGATGAATTTTAAGAGGACGCTAAGTGTTGTCTCAgtcttataaatgtaaaacacaGCAAAAACTGTTTTTCACGGGCAAGAACCGAAAAATCTGCAGTCTTGACTAAGAAACGAAATTTTCACCATACATAAAAGAGAACTTAAGTTATGAAatgtcgtttttattttttcaatatcacttatactaaaaaagttaattattattgtttcaaaatcaattatttttgtgtttttaaaaattactttttttgtagttccgatatctaaaaagtaaaaacgaaATTTTACAGCTAAAGTTTTCCTTTATATGTGCTGAAAATTTCGTTTCTTAGTTATGACTGTAGTCTTCTCTATTCTATCCTATGCAAAACTGTTTTTGCTatgatttacatattttgtaagacGAAGACAGCACACACAGGGATATGGCGTCctcttaaacaaatataatttgctCTCAAGaactattatgttaaatagttgtaaaaattatattttattaagttgtatttattttgttttactattattaatttttgtatttaaatataggtagcttataaatatttgtttgaaaacgtattattataaagtatgtgAAAGGAAATAGAGTTAAGGGCAAAACTCAGCCGAGTCTGATCTTTTCACGGTTATTAAATGTTGGTCAAGTTACGACTATATCTACCAGGTTTAACACTTTGTaacttttatctattttaaaaagtgaaaaCTACGTTGAAGATCTCATATCAAGTTCGTGTAAGAAGTGAAAATAAAAGCGatgaatcaaattaaattaacttgacATTTAATGATATGATGAAATACTGCAGGCCTAGCAATATTTTGATAGAGGGCGTGTAGTATATAAAAGAGAaccttaatttaattgtaaaattatgaaaattaaatacatttattactgaaatcccaattttaaataattaaacttcgtaaatatatgtaggtagaGAATTCTATAAACTAGTTAGTCATTTCGCGGAAATATCGTCGTACTGCTCAACACTTTACGCACTTTCCAACGATGATATGTAAAAACGAGTTGATCAAGAACATTTTCCTTTTTTAAcatgacattttaaaacaaaaaaccacatataatttaatatttttcattcttcAGACTTAAtggaatcattgaaaattaaacagcTCGTCGAATGAGGGGAAAATGGTCGGCGACCACCCTCATTTGTCACTAATCTACAAAAATATCGCAATTACCTGTTTACgagtaactttaataatatggaCAGAGGTATAAATTTGTCAACCTTCGTATTCATTTACTCACGCACTGATAACCGCCGTAATTTCCATCATTAGTTAATTAAGCCGGGTTCAGAGCAACCTAATTTGTCATGTTATATCCGAAAGTTGAACTTGGACAAACCTGGATGTTTCCGAGTAGATCATGTAACTAGATAATGATATCATGATTATAATGGCCAATCAGAATACGATAAAGTGCTCAATACATACGTCGCCGTAGAAGTAAACCAGACTTTAGTCAGAGAAAACATATGATGGTGGCGTTCAGCACCTCCCTTGACCACAaacatatttctattaaaattacgtatgtaaaaccaaataaaataataaaatataacaattagaaCATTTAAACACCTAaaataacatgttttaaattgttaattatatgaaatattactatactatcACTATGCTTTATAATCAGAATTTCATTTACGctaaacaatttatcatttgtaaatatatatatacacacatatagtGTAACTGTTGACATTTCGAATAGTTTCTCATCTAACGTTTTGACGTTTAAATCactttcatcattttttttttttttttgaaattcaatacTGTTGATTACAATGCGATATGCCAactagtatttagtatttaaaatcacaTTAGTAGAAAGCAGAGCCTCGTACAGTTTCCTTATGGGTTTCATATTACATGACATTTTtgagtataataggtacctaatatataagtatataggtacaaactaCAACGATGACtgaggttttaaaataatataattatatagatatactaaattatcatACGTACATTAATCACGAGATTTTATGtaccttattatttaaaaacaatttggtgtaactaacaataaaaaaaatattaaccaaaaagataattataatagtaattttaattttaattttaatgtaatacgattaataattaatgaagttGAAGCCTATGAGCCTAATACCAaatcagaataaaaataaataaatttattaggtgAAACTGTATAGcctgtataataatgaaacgCATAGGAGGGTTGAAGAAAGTCCTACAAGTgcagaaataataaacacgctaaatttgattaattaaagaGAACaccagtaaataatatttagtatatatttagtacactactattatactattataaaataataagatcatATACAGACAACTCGtttgttgaatgtttttttttttttttgaaaaagtgCCAATAATACGAATGAACACATTTAACAGCAAATCGCacttaacaaacaataaaaaaaattaaataatattcattagtcGACTCACTAGATACTATTTttgaactcaaaaaaaaaaaaaataatataatagaaattgtGTTATTTGTGTATGGAGGAAACAGACATTCCAAActacaatcaataataaaattaaagttatcaaTCATGCctataacctatattatttgaattagaaTTTTCTAAAGCTTAACACCGGACTTAGGAATCCaacttattttatgaataaaaccaAAGTAAattaaccaataaaataaaatttgtcatcatttttcaaaatcaatttgttaatcaatattaatgtgttaaaGCAATTTATTGGGGATGTGATACgtgaaatattcattaattactttaatttattttcgaatgtttttataatatcaaaaaaaaaatgttgttacgccatgtctaaaataaaacatagagaccattttaaaaatcaacaagatgaattgaattttttaaataaataacaaatgtcatgtttgtattgttattattaaatataatattacttattattgtttaatcattttgaagaattatatatttgaaaaaattattaaaacgccGTTATgaacatgaatatttatacaatttatgcaAGTGATTTGGTAAGCTATGCAAAAAAAGAAgaacaaattttgaatttaaaaaatgaaaatgctgAAGATAATTATTCGATACCTGGTAAGTACTTATCtacattctatatttatacttgtatgaagtttaatttttagtactaaataaaattaatttattattttccaagaataataataatatagattttgaataaaaacaatatacaatattaatttatcgttgATACCATTtatagagaataatattttgttttagacaATGAGggtatatcaaaattatgttttaatgaaacaTTGACTATATGGAAtgaaaaagaagaagaagtAGGAGAATTTGTTGGTAAAATACGGAAAAGTCACTTAAATACTAATCCTTCaactttaatgataaatttaaattcgacCAATATTTCCGAACATGGTAAAGAAATAGGATTGAGTGTAATAACTACCACCACCGTAAATTTTCTTTCTTACGAAGAAAAATGGTCACAATGGTAATAAATGATTACTTttgaactatatttaaataatttatgaaaatattttacgaccATAGGCAATCTGAGGAATCTGAAATGACacataaaacagttttaatttcgaataaaaacaatgatgGACGGGTACAAATTTACACGGATTTAAACAACAGTGAATTAATTGATCAaaccaaaaacataaaattaaaacaaattaaggtAAGGCTACAAATAACTCATaactaacattaattaattaacatttaacttatatatctttatgtcttaaatgatgtttgatttaaaaaaaaatatatataattaaatgttcttAGTTTAAAGACcgacgtataatttataattttacaataatattttacgtaagTCGTATATGCATTACACGCGACTAAAACTCATTTCCAATACCCATAATATATCGTTGtgaaagaatattaattaaattaaacacttaaataatatttgtattgtatacttaaCACATTCGCTATAGTAATATGAAATACACTTTCTCCCttaggtataacaatataacgtatttttttaacattagcatttattttgttaagttttatttttgttaagagaagatacgaaaatatttaactaacaaTAATTCTGTTCAACAGTAGtgctgtatattatgatagcataaatactataatttattctggCCTCTAAGGAGAGATATTTATTCAAAGTGTAGTGAGATTTAAATCCTTTACATCCACCAGTAGTCGCAATCCAAAGTTCGAATActttagtgtatatatatgttttatatgcggaaaattcattgatatataatgttggtactatttatataaatatattaaaaaaaaaaaaaaaacaattaaataacagtatgaattttattttttaaaacgtataatcaaaagtataatagatcaaaaaaatacattttggctttaaaattgtttctataataagtaatcaatacctaacctaacggataacgtatttaatatgaacaatTGAGATTAACAAATATGAGAAGTAAATAACAACTACAAATCagtttcattttgttttccttgcatatattgttaaatattaaaacaggaTTTGTGCgatttattttaggtaaataCTATTGCCATAATAACTccaggataaaaaaaaaaatacttatagtagatagatattagataatatatagttttacatGAGGaactcgtatatataataataaatgtttatctgatacactaaaaagtataattgcaGAATGTGTTAACCGAGGGTATGAACTATGCTTTCCTCCGACACCTTGCAATAATAGGATTTGAGGGCACCATCAAGAATAAAAAAGCTGTAACCATTAATGGAAcattatgtaaaacaatatacgtacgtataatacctacatatttatgtacaacaataggtataggtacatttatcaCTCGATTTATCAgtatatttgtacaatatctatacaattttctatACGACTATGTTACCTAATTGGTTCACAGACTCCTAAAgtctataaaattttaaagagtACAGTGTGTATTTAGCCATCTTACGGCCAACAAAGAGGGAATTAACTCGATCAGTTTTTACGGGATACATCACAATTTTAACGGGAAAAAATTCAGTTCATTTCGCTAAAATTCTCCCTCAACAGGAACCAATTCGGATACAGTgacttttatagtataaataaatataaattaaaatttataatatatcatactttTTTATAGGAATGTTCATTAAAAgacaattacaaaattaatgaagTGTCTATACCAGTCGTAATTATAAAGAGGATTTTACAATTAggaaaatcttttaaaactcCAATTACACATATGACGACTATCTTAACCCGCTTGGgttatatattacaacattCATGGGGtaaaaagtttgataaaaaactTAAGATCAATAAGTCAATGCGAATCACAAAAGATGGTTTTGTTCATAACGACACTATGTTACACCTAAAAAATAACTGGGAACAAGATGTTCGTTTTAAATCTATGTATCTAGATAAAGTGGTAAGTATAAACCAATTCCCacaaatatgattttacttaatttgttaataataattttagtctgaaatgaaaatgaagtacaacacttatataaaaaatcacaGTGATGTGAAAGATATGATCATTGattacgtaaaaaatatactattagcCAAGCCAGATGATGTATTACAGTTTTCAATCGATCACTTTAAACAGTtctaaagaatttttaatactgaattaattttgttacatgaaattatgataataatattggtcaTTATTACGcatctataataatgttataagcccataattaattaattgtacatgtataatttaacatcaaGACACTTGGTAATCAATTATTCCTTTttcagtttaaaatgttatatgtaggtatgatAATAACCTGAATCATAAAAACTCTGATCGAGAACGCTACGAATGCGCATTATGTAACGATTGATGActtttgtttcaatattatataggtaggtacttaataacttttaaacacTGTCCGTAATACTAGGCATAACTTCTTAAAAAGTGTTACACTGATTTAATTGATTGATAATAAGTACTAGTAGTAATATTATCCTGAAATGTTATTctgatatatttacaataaaaaatggcAAGTACAAAATAGTAGATtcatggtatattatacttatatcaatTGAACACCTAAACCAACTATAAAACcgtttatttctaattattgaactacagaaaatttcaaaaatgatctACCTAGGTTAGGTCGAGGGTTAAATTAACTACTTAATTTAGCAATAGGTATTCGTTATCCACATAATAGGAATGAGTCGatgataaacatattttcatataccatgataacaataataataggtaggtaaatacGACGGAATCTGCTAAATAAGCTACATAATGCattgtatcaatattaaatataaatcatatgatattataggcGCGAATAAAATGTTTCCAAACACAACCGTCAGAACCTtttcttgtttattaaaatgaaacttaATAAGAGTTTACATACATATGGAGTAAGTACATAGGCGCAAATAGTGTTTGAGATTTGAGGTGGCTGAAGCTCAGGTTTATATTGGACACtttattaacacaaaatatgtaaaatatcggtgtatgtataacattagtttttttttgggggggggggctaaACAAAGGGGGGTTTATCCCCCCCAGCCCCCCTACTATTTGCGTCTATGAGTAAGTACAatacgtttaaatatatttatataaaatattgtatctaaccctaatcaaataaattcctAACCAAATTAGTTTGTAAATTCGTTAATAAGACATTATCAATACTTTTATAGATCTCGCAACACTTTCAAATCTATTGTTTGGGGGCAGGGGttaagacatattattatacaaatatccaTTGAAAACGAATTTGTAGGTAATACAATTCTGTTCTCACAAGAAAAAGTCAcccagaataaattataataaactgaaatgttggaaaaaaaagtataaaaaaccgGTGAATACAAATCGTACCCTTACCACCcacatacctaataatatcacGCGTGTGGCGGCGTGTCGTCGCGATGGAAACGGAAAGCGCGCAAACGCAAAACGCGCAAGATAATGaaaacgataaataaaaataaacaaacctGAGCTATATGCTATATAGAATCTTGATTGTTGCACCTACGCCGCTTTGTCAATCCCAGATGAGCCGATAGATCGGCAAAAAATCGGATATCCGGTGTGAACATACGACGCTGTACgacgatataattattttactcacgtataatattatcacaacaCCGAACGATGCGATAATAGTAtcgatattgttataataatattaacatcatACGCCGCGGTCCAGACGAAAATAAAACCGGTGGAGACGTGACATTTCGTAGACGGGAATTAACggtatgtaggtaataatatcacGACGGCAATACACGTAGGATGTACTTACGAGAACGGGCAAAGATTTAGtgaattttttcgaaaaaaaaactcgGTACGGCACTGCGACGTTTAACACGGGTACGCGCGCGAACCAGCGCACTCGTCTAAGACGCGACTGTCGCGCCGTGTACGTGTACGCGTGTGTCCGTAAAAGAGCGAGCGAGAGAGTTGCCCGTCGTCCGCGTACAACGGAGAAGAAAACACAAACTCCCGATGTTGTGTTTTGTTACGCACGCACGCACTGTCCGGGGCCAAAGACGTCGTCGTGTTGTAGTTGCCTCCACCGGTTATGATACGTCGTCGTCGCGCCGTGTGTAACCACCACCGCGACCGCGGTCGACGCCGGCACGGAcccgttttattattttcagacgTTCTCAAACGTAGTGTCTTAAGCGTACCTGCGTTGCACGTCATCCGTACCGGACGGCAATGTAT
The DNA window shown above is from Aphis gossypii isolate Hap1 chromosome 2, ASM2018417v2, whole genome shotgun sequence and carries:
- the LOC114119449 gene encoding ciliogenesis-associated TTC17-interacting protein; the encoded protein is MNMNIYTIYASDLVSYAKKEEQILNLKNENAEDNYSIPDNEGISKLCFNETLTIWNEKEEEVGEFVGKIRKSHLNTNPSTLMINLNSTNISEHGKEIGLSVITTTTVNFLSYEEKWSQWQSEESEMTHKTVLISNKNNDGRVQIYTDLNNSELIDQTKNIKLKQIKNVLTEGMNYAFLRHLAIIGFEGTIKNKKAVTINGTLCKTIYECSLKDNYKINEVSIPVVIIKRILQLGKSFKTPITHMTTILTRLGYILQHSWGKKFDKKLKINKSMRITKDGFVHNDTMLHLKNNWEQDVRFKSMYLDKVSEMKMKYNTYIKNHSDVKDMIIDYVKNILLAKPDDVLQFSIDHFKQF